A portion of the Lolium rigidum isolate FL_2022 chromosome 1, APGP_CSIRO_Lrig_0.1, whole genome shotgun sequence genome contains these proteins:
- the LOC124682785 gene encoding protein ROOT INITIATION DEFECTIVE 3 isoform X2, translating into MAPPSQQLVLAASSADAGVAAWDLRTGAEAIRHRPCSSRPRAITAVADRFLAAAQAPAGNSAPIHYYHWDKPQVAVKSFPAEPIRVLIADPEGNYLIGGGISGDIFFWEVASGELLVRWHAHYRDVRCLALYDLLLVSGSEDGSIKVWDLLTMLDEQSRLEAKTPYLYNFNQHALPVTDVACFHGAIAVSSSEDRTCKIWSLSEGRMLRSISFPAIIDSVEVDPRSHIFYAGGRDGKIYVTAMGVDPSQGRDDSSILGALDDHSKAVTSLASSTDGLLLVSGSEDGHVRVWDTRSQQVTRKFKHSQGPVTNVLIVTPKRVNLPPLQSLRKVCAANGEVEPRAVILPHPENDVHIAGNLSSNLLEHLLDATQHGSSRLFDSGASTPNGAPNEQGAEWRSKYLELQDLFVHEVRGQMPSSMDI; encoded by the exons ATGGCGCCGCCATCGCAGCAGCTGGTGCTCGCGGCTTCCTCTGCCGACGCCGGCGTGGCCGCGTGGGATCTCCGCACGGGCGCCGAGGCTATCCGCCACCGGCCCTGCTCTTCCCGGCCACGTGCCATCACCGCCGTCGCCGACCGTTTCCTCGCTGCCGCTCAAGCTCCCGCCGGCAACTCCGCCCCCATCCACTACTACCACTGGGACAAG CCCCAGGTGGCCGTGAAGAGCTTCCCCGCAGAGCCAATCCGCGTGCTCATTGCTGATCCGGAGGGGAACTATCTCATCGGCGGCGGTATTTCCGGTGACATTTTCTTTTGGGAG GTGGCAAGTGGAGAGCTGCTTGTCCGATGGCATGCTCACTATCGTGACGTTAGGTGCCTAGCCCTCTATGACTTATTACTTGTCTCAGGGTCTGAAGATGGGAGCATCAAAGTTTGGGATCTTCTCAC GATGCTTGATGAACAATCAAGGTTGGAGGCGAAGACTCCATACCTGTACAACTTTAATCAACACGCACTTCCTGTAACTGATGTTGCTTGTTTTCATGGAGCAATTGCTGTGTCATCTTCAGAGGACCGCACATGTAAA ATATGGAGTCTATCTGAGGGCAGGATGCTAAGAAGTATTTCATTTCCTGCCATCATTGATTCTGTTGAAGTAGACCCAAGAAGTCATATTTTCTATGCTGGTGGCAGAGATGGAAAGATATATGTTACTGCTATGGGAGTTGACCCCTCTCAGGGCCGTGACGATTCATCTATTCTCGGGGCTTTGGATGACCACAG CAAGGCCGTAACGAGCTTAGCGTCAAGCACTGATGGGCTTCTGCTAGTCTCTGGATCGGAGGATGGCCATGTTCGGGTTTGGGATACCAGAAGTCAGCAAGTAACCCGGAAATTCAAACACTCCCAAG GTCCAGTAACAAATGTTCTCATAGTAACACCCAAAAGAGTGAATTTACCACCTCTACAATCATTGCGTAAAGTGTGCGCAGCAAATGGCGAAGTTGAACCACGAGCTGTAATTCTGCCCCACCCTGAAAACGATGTTCACATTGCTGGAAATCTCAGCTCTAACCTTCTAGAGCACCTCTTGGATGCAACTCAG CATGGCAGTTCTAGGTTATTTGATTCTGGGGCGAGCACTCCCAATGGGGCACCTAACGAACAGGGGGCAGAATGGAGAAGTAAATACCTGGAATTGCAGGATCTTTTTGTGCATGAGGTTCGTGGTCAGATGCCATCTTCAATGGACATATGA
- the LOC124682785 gene encoding protein ROOT INITIATION DEFECTIVE 3 isoform X1, with amino-acid sequence MAPPSQQLVLAASSADAGVAAWDLRTGAEAIRHRPCSSRPRAITAVADRFLAAAQAPAGNSAPIHYYHWDKPQVAVKSFPAEPIRVLIADPEGNYLIGGGISGDIFFWEVASGELLVRWHAHYRDVRCLALYDLLLVSGSEDGSIKVWDLLTMLDEQSRLEAKTPYLYNFNQHALPVTDVACFHGAIAVSSSEDRTCKIWSLSEGRMLRSISFPAIIDSVEVDPRSHIFYAGGRDGKIYVTAMGVDPSQGRDDSSILGALDDHSKAVTSLASSTDGLLLVSGSEDGHVRVWDTRSQQVTRKFKHSQGPVTNVLIVTPKRVNLPPLQSLRKVCAANGEVEPRAVILPHPENDVHIAGNLSSNLLEHLLDATQQHGSSRLFDSGASTPNGAPNEQGAEWRSKYLELQDLFVHEVRGQMPSSMDI; translated from the exons ATGGCGCCGCCATCGCAGCAGCTGGTGCTCGCGGCTTCCTCTGCCGACGCCGGCGTGGCCGCGTGGGATCTCCGCACGGGCGCCGAGGCTATCCGCCACCGGCCCTGCTCTTCCCGGCCACGTGCCATCACCGCCGTCGCCGACCGTTTCCTCGCTGCCGCTCAAGCTCCCGCCGGCAACTCCGCCCCCATCCACTACTACCACTGGGACAAG CCCCAGGTGGCCGTGAAGAGCTTCCCCGCAGAGCCAATCCGCGTGCTCATTGCTGATCCGGAGGGGAACTATCTCATCGGCGGCGGTATTTCCGGTGACATTTTCTTTTGGGAG GTGGCAAGTGGAGAGCTGCTTGTCCGATGGCATGCTCACTATCGTGACGTTAGGTGCCTAGCCCTCTATGACTTATTACTTGTCTCAGGGTCTGAAGATGGGAGCATCAAAGTTTGGGATCTTCTCAC GATGCTTGATGAACAATCAAGGTTGGAGGCGAAGACTCCATACCTGTACAACTTTAATCAACACGCACTTCCTGTAACTGATGTTGCTTGTTTTCATGGAGCAATTGCTGTGTCATCTTCAGAGGACCGCACATGTAAA ATATGGAGTCTATCTGAGGGCAGGATGCTAAGAAGTATTTCATTTCCTGCCATCATTGATTCTGTTGAAGTAGACCCAAGAAGTCATATTTTCTATGCTGGTGGCAGAGATGGAAAGATATATGTTACTGCTATGGGAGTTGACCCCTCTCAGGGCCGTGACGATTCATCTATTCTCGGGGCTTTGGATGACCACAG CAAGGCCGTAACGAGCTTAGCGTCAAGCACTGATGGGCTTCTGCTAGTCTCTGGATCGGAGGATGGCCATGTTCGGGTTTGGGATACCAGAAGTCAGCAAGTAACCCGGAAATTCAAACACTCCCAAG GTCCAGTAACAAATGTTCTCATAGTAACACCCAAAAGAGTGAATTTACCACCTCTACAATCATTGCGTAAAGTGTGCGCAGCAAATGGCGAAGTTGAACCACGAGCTGTAATTCTGCCCCACCCTGAAAACGATGTTCACATTGCTGGAAATCTCAGCTCTAACCTTCTAGAGCACCTCTTGGATGCAACTCAG CAGCATGGCAGTTCTAGGTTATTTGATTCTGGGGCGAGCACTCCCAATGGGGCACCTAACGAACAGGGGGCAGAATGGAGAAGTAAATACCTGGAATTGCAGGATCTTTTTGTGCATGAGGTTCGTGGTCAGATGCCATCTTCAATGGACATATGA